A genomic region of Chloracidobacterium sp. contains the following coding sequences:
- the rpiB gene encoding ribose 5-phosphate isomerase B, which translates to MKIALAADHAGYEEKEKVKKTLHELGVDYSDMGTDSCESVDYPDFARKAAQAVASGEYDQGLLLCGSGTGMAIAANKVHGIRAAVAWSPEIASLAREHNNANVLALPARFLSDNDVHEILKAWFGAHFEGGRHERRVEKIEPE; encoded by the coding sequence ATGAAGATCGCACTTGCTGCCGACCACGCCGGTTACGAGGAAAAAGAAAAGGTCAAAAAGACCCTCCATGAACTCGGTGTCGATTATTCCGACATGGGCACAGATTCGTGCGAGTCGGTCGATTATCCTGATTTCGCAAGAAAGGCCGCTCAGGCCGTTGCATCGGGTGAATACGATCAGGGCTTGTTGCTGTGCGGCTCAGGTACGGGAATGGCCATCGCCGCGAACAAGGTCCACGGCATTCGCGCTGCAGTCGCGTGGAGCCCCGAGATCGCAAGCCTCGCCCGTGAACATAACAACGCAAACGTGCTCGCATTGCCTGCAAGGTTCCTCTCTGACAACGACGTGCATGAGATACTAAAGGCTTGGTTCGGTGCCCATTTCGAAGGCGGCCGCCACGAACGTCGAGTTGAAAAGATCGAACCCGAATGA